The following coding sequences lie in one Nitrospirota bacterium genomic window:
- a CDS encoding phosphoadenosine phosphosulfate reductase family protein yields the protein MGDKHIRHVLGLSGGKDSAALAVYLHDKIPNIEYFFCDTGCELPETYEFLERLKARLGIEITYLNKELIPKDDPEAIFKHWLTIYNGFLPSAMARWCTKQLKIVPLEKFIGDNETISYIAIRADEDRDGYISSKDNINPAYPFKEAGITKKDVFQILEDSGIGFPKYYEWRSRSGCYFCFFQRKIEWIGLYDNHPDLFEKAARYEGEHSDGRKFTWNDNETLRELLERRGRIIDEHKKLEARLTKEKSNKTLIDVLSQLDEDEGFNPCSACHL from the coding sequence ATGGGCGATAAGCACATTAGGCACGTATTAGGATTATCCGGCGGCAAGGATAGCGCCGCTCTTGCAGTATATCTTCACGACAAAATTCCCAACATCGAGTATTTCTTTTGTGACACAGGTTGTGAGTTGCCGGAAACATATGAGTTTTTGGAACGTCTCAAAGCTCGTCTCGGGATAGAAATAACGTATCTGAATAAGGAGTTGATTCCTAAAGATGATCCTGAGGCTATCTTTAAACACTGGTTAACTATTTATAATGGTTTTTTGCCTTCCGCTATGGCGCGCTGGTGCACTAAGCAATTGAAGATTGTCCCTCTTGAGAAGTTTATTGGAGATAATGAGACTATCAGTTATATTGCGATAAGAGCGGATGAGGATCGCGACGGCTACATATCTTCCAAAGATAATATCAATCCTGCCTACCCATTTAAAGAAGCTGGTATTACAAAGAAAGATGTTTTTCAGATACTGGAAGACAGCGGAATAGGCTTCCCCAAATATTATGAATGGCGGTCCCGCTCCGGATGCTATTTTTGTTTTTTTCAGCGGAAGATAGAGTGGATTGGACTTTATGATAACCATCCTGATCTTTTTGAGAAGGCGGCGAGGTATGAGGGCGAACATTCTGATGGACGGAAGTTCACCTGGAATGATAATGAAACTCTTCGGGAGTTACTTGAACGACGGGGAAGAATAATTGACGAGCATAAGAAGCTTGAAGCACGTTTGACGAAAGAAAAATCCAATAAGACGTTGATCGATGTTTTATCACAGCTTGATGAGGATGAGGGTTTTAATCCGTGTTCTGCTTGTCATTTGTAA
- a CDS encoding HNH endonuclease, which produces MNKETILKQFRKITVWKRGGERAPHKPLLLLFALGKLFQNKSRMISYEEIDKTLGILLREFGPVRLNYRTEYPFWRLQNDNLWEVSGTEEIELNKSGDPQKADLINYKVAGGFPKHLFDTFQADKKLLVKVVQELLDSNFPSSIHEDILQSVGIDIESQISEGKKRHPEFWENILRAYKYRCAVCGFDVRLGHFPIALEAAHIKWYQAGGPDTEVNGLALCALHHKLFDRGAFTISDKMKILVSAHAYGTVGFQEWLMNFHGKKTTPPQRKSYYPDREFIEWHVREVFRGEYREL; this is translated from the coding sequence ATGAATAAGGAAACGATCTTAAAACAATTCAGAAAAATTACAGTCTGGAAAAGAGGCGGAGAAAGAGCTCCTCATAAACCACTATTATTGTTATTTGCTCTTGGGAAACTATTTCAAAACAAAAGCAGAATGATTTCTTATGAGGAAATAGACAAAACCTTGGGTATATTATTGAGAGAATTTGGTCCTGTGCGTTTGAATTATCGAACTGAATATCCATTTTGGAGATTGCAAAATGACAATTTATGGGAAGTTTCCGGGACTGAGGAGATTGAACTCAACAAAAGCGGCGATCCCCAAAAGGCTGATCTTATTAATTACAAGGTTGCAGGTGGATTCCCGAAACATCTTTTCGATACATTTCAGGCAGATAAGAAATTGTTAGTCAAAGTAGTCCAGGAACTTTTAGACTCAAATTTCCCTTCATCAATTCATGAGGATATTCTGCAATCAGTGGGAATCGATATTGAGTCACAAATATCTGAGGGAAAAAAGAGGCATCCTGAATTTTGGGAAAATATTTTGAGGGCATATAAATACAGATGTGCTGTGTGTGGTTTTGATGTGAGATTAGGCCACTTTCCCATTGCATTAGAAGCAGCACATATTAAATGGTACCAGGCTGGAGGCCCTGATACTGAAGTTAATGGACTTGCTTTATGCGCATTACACCACAAATTGTTTGATAGAGGCGCCTTTACCATATCTGACAAAATGAAAATATTAGTATCGGCCCACGCATACGGGACAGTTGGATTTCAGGAATGGCTGATGAATTTTCATGGCAAAAAAACTACTCCTCCTCAGAGGAAATCCTACTATCCCGATAGAGAATTTATCGAGTGGCATGTAAGAGAAGTATTTCGTGGTGAATACAGAGAGTTATAA